In Chloroflexota bacterium, one genomic interval encodes:
- the fae gene encoding formaldehyde-activating enzyme encodes MSKKPEWFKGIFPALVTPFTKDDRVDEAAYRELIRYVLPHVNGIVPCGTTGEFVYMLEDERKRAIEIALDEVNGRVPVVAGTAYPSTRETVKMTAWARDAGVTAALVAAPYYLKPSFNEVYDHYEALNKLGVPLILYNIPQCAGTHYQWWTTEGMAYLDNVVGIKDSSGDMPYLMAVFEKVRGKIGIFTGHDEIVPAALAMGADGAILASANVIPDVWQTIYKAVLSGDLATAQTLMARIQRFVRILARQGPTQAVKEALQLLGLPIGDSRHPMMKGDAFRREDYEEVRGVLEELGKIPPRPMTYHLYAGAPGVQGQFPKPPAAPSEVRDMTLLVGEGFAGPPFSELAHIDLLIGRRDGPVGKAIERALAEPRPGHELRIIFERPRTLLVPTVTVRTKKQAEMVYEHAAGGVVMALEALVKDGTLPAALLDDIVLIANVFVHPGASNRWRVRINNFKAMKAATRKALEGRPTLDELIAEKESARHPFRYAP; translated from the coding sequence ATGTCAAAGAAACCCGAATGGTTCAAAGGAATCTTCCCCGCCCTGGTTACGCCCTTCACCAAGGACGACCGGGTGGATGAGGCCGCCTACCGCGAACTCATCCGTTACGTCCTGCCCCACGTGAACGGGATCGTTCCCTGCGGCACCACGGGCGAGTTCGTGTACATGCTGGAGGACGAGCGCAAGCGGGCCATTGAGATCGCGCTGGACGAGGTCAACGGGCGCGTGCCCGTCGTGGCCGGCACGGCCTACCCGTCCACCCGCGAGACCGTCAAGATGACCGCGTGGGCGAGGGACGCCGGCGTTACCGCCGCCCTTGTCGCCGCGCCCTACTACCTGAAGCCGTCGTTCAACGAGGTGTACGACCACTACGAGGCGCTGAACAAACTGGGCGTGCCGCTCATCCTGTACAACATCCCCCAGTGCGCCGGCACCCACTACCAGTGGTGGACGACGGAGGGCATGGCGTATCTGGACAACGTGGTGGGTATCAAGGATTCCAGCGGCGATATGCCCTACCTGATGGCCGTGTTTGAGAAGGTGCGGGGCAAGATCGGCATCTTCACCGGCCACGATGAGATCGTGCCTGCTGCGCTGGCGATGGGGGCCGATGGCGCGATTCTGGCCAGCGCCAACGTCATCCCCGACGTGTGGCAGACCATCTACAAAGCGGTGCTGTCGGGCGACCTGGCGACGGCCCAGACCCTCATGGCGCGCATCCAGCGGTTCGTGCGCATCCTGGCCCGCCAGGGTCCGACCCAGGCGGTGAAGGAGGCGCTCCAGTTGTTGGGGCTTCCCATCGGCGATTCGCGCCACCCGATGATGAAGGGCGACGCCTTCCGCCGGGAGGACTACGAGGAGGTGCGGGGCGTGCTGGAGGAGTTGGGCAAGATTCCGCCGCGCCCCATGACCTACCATCTGTACGCCGGCGCGCCGGGGGTCCAGGGGCAGTTCCCGAAGCCGCCCGCCGCGCCCTCGGAAGTCCGCGATATGACGCTCCTGGTGGGCGAGGGCTTCGCCGGTCCTCCGTTCTCGGAACTGGCCCACATTGACCTGCTCATCGGGCGCAGGGACGGCCCGGTGGGCAAAGCCATAGAGCGGGCGCTGGCCGAACCGCGCCCCGGCCACGAACTGCGCATCATCTTTGAGCGCCCGCGAACGCTCCTGGTGCCCACCGTAACCGTGAGGACGAAGAAGCAGGCGGAGATGGTGTACGAGCACGCTGCAGGCGGCGTCGTCATGGCGCTGGAGGCGCTGGTCAAAGACGGCACGCTGCCGGCGGCCCTGCTGGACGACATCGTGCTCATCGCCAACGTCTTCGTCCATCCGGGGGCCAGCAACCGGTGGCGGGTGCGCATCAACAACTTTAAGGCGATGAAGGCCGCCACGCGTAAGGCGCTGGAAGGCCGCCCGACGCTGGACGAACTGATCGCGGAAAAGGAGTCGGCGCGGCACCCGTTCCGCTACGCGCCGTAG
- the dapA gene encoding 4-hydroxy-tetrahydrodipicolinate synthase — protein sequence MPAKLPWLRGVFPALVTPFTKDEEVDEAALRALVRHLLPHVDGFVPCGTTGEFPYMTPDEQKRVIAIVVDEVAGRKPIIAGTSAAGTKETILLARNAKEAGANACLVVTPFFLHPSDKGIYQHFYDVAMAVDIPIILYNIPQVVDAYLPRNVVEDLSDIPSIVGIKDSSGNLTYTMEILEMVQGRIDVFIGHDEVVLPALAGGCTGMILASANVYPEVWQKVYAAVQEGRIDEARALQRSVQKLSRIFCRYGGGLAVKQALNMMGIPVGKARRPLKVGGSLTHEDRAEIQLELERLGKIAPAEDPYAPPTGPVAERFGALDISAEQVRAESLRVGTGAAGAEPENAQIDLIAGPKDGIVGEVFALQLTYPRHGYEALTTILEPNLTVRPSTLIVPTAELKNLRQANMIYGPTQAAVARAIVDALEDGTIPQSAMDTHVMLVQASVHPKALDRHALYQAVLAAAGAAIRQAFGANR from the coding sequence ATGCCTGCAAAACTGCCGTGGCTGCGGGGCGTCTTCCCCGCGCTGGTAACGCCTTTCACCAAGGACGAGGAGGTGGACGAGGCGGCGCTGCGCGCGCTGGTGCGCCACCTGCTGCCCCACGTGGACGGGTTCGTCCCCTGCGGCACCACGGGCGAATTTCCGTACATGACCCCCGACGAGCAGAAGCGCGTCATCGCCATCGTCGTGGACGAGGTCGCCGGGCGCAAGCCCATCATCGCCGGCACCAGCGCGGCCGGCACGAAGGAGACCATCCTCCTGGCGCGCAACGCGAAGGAAGCCGGCGCCAACGCTTGTCTCGTTGTTACGCCTTTCTTCCTTCACCCGTCCGACAAAGGCATCTACCAGCATTTCTACGACGTGGCGATGGCGGTGGACATCCCCATCATCCTGTACAACATCCCGCAGGTGGTGGACGCTTACCTGCCGCGCAACGTCGTGGAGGACCTGTCGGACATTCCCAGCATCGTGGGAATCAAGGATTCTTCGGGCAACCTGACCTACACCATGGAGATTCTGGAAATGGTGCAGGGGCGCATAGATGTCTTCATCGGCCACGACGAGGTGGTGCTGCCGGCCCTGGCTGGCGGGTGCACCGGCATGATTCTGGCCAGCGCCAACGTGTACCCCGAGGTGTGGCAGAAGGTCTATGCGGCGGTGCAGGAGGGCCGCATAGACGAGGCCCGCGCCCTCCAGCGGAGCGTGCAGAAACTGTCGCGCATCTTCTGTCGCTACGGCGGCGGCCTGGCCGTGAAGCAGGCGCTGAACATGATGGGGATTCCGGTGGGCAAGGCGCGGCGCCCGCTCAAGGTGGGCGGCAGCCTGACCCACGAGGACCGCGCCGAGATTCAACTGGAACTGGAGCGCCTGGGCAAGATCGCCCCCGCGGAAGACCCCTACGCGCCGCCGACGGGGCCTGTCGCCGAACGGTTTGGCGCGTTGGACATCTCCGCTGAGCAGGTGCGGGCAGAATCGCTGCGAGTGGGCACCGGAGCGGCTGGCGCCGAGCCGGAGAACGCGCAGATAGACCTCATCGCCGGGCCGAAGGACGGGATTGTGGGCGAGGTGTTCGCGCTGCAACTCACCTACCCGCGCCACGGCTACGAGGCGCTCACCACCATCCTAGAGCCGAACCTGACCGTGCGGCCGTCCACGCTCATCGTCCCGACGGCGGAACTCAAGAACCTGCGCCAGGCCAACATGATCTACGGCCCCACCCAGGCCGCGGTGGCCCGCGCCATCGTGGATGCCCTAGAAGACGGCACGATTCCCCAGTCGGCCATGGACACGCACGTGATGCTGGTGCAGGCCAGCGTGCACCCCAAAGCCCTGGACCGCCACGCCCTGTACCAGGCGGTGCTCGCGGCGGCGGGCGCTGCCATCCGCCAGGCGTTTGGCGCGAACCGATAA
- a CDS encoding carbon-nitrogen family hydrolase, whose product MTAIQMHIAAGDLAGNRRRMAELTRRALDEGARLVLLPELAACGYDWPRLDALAEPLDGATTEAMAGLAARYRAYVAWGMAEREGSRFYNTLALAGPDGKLLARYRKAHLIPLLREPDYFTPGDEVVVAATDVGVLGLAICYDLRFPGLFQRMAAHGAEVLLVGAQWPQARAEHWRILTVAAALQSLAFLVGANGVGLCNGEALAGRTVVASPWGERVAEAGVAEEILCADVDLDDVAKARRKLPVGQGQRPELYP is encoded by the coding sequence GTGACCGCAATCCAGATGCACATTGCGGCGGGCGACCTGGCCGGCAACCGCCGCCGCATGGCCGAACTGACGCGGCGCGCGCTGGACGAGGGGGCGCGCCTGGTGCTGCTGCCGGAGCTTGCCGCCTGCGGCTACGACTGGCCCCGCCTGGACGCGCTGGCCGAGCCGCTGGACGGCGCAACGACCGAGGCGATGGCGGGCCTGGCCGCCCGCTATCGCGCCTACGTGGCGTGGGGTATGGCGGAGCGCGAAGGTTCTCGCTTCTACAACACCCTGGCGCTGGCCGGCCCCGACGGGAAACTTCTGGCCCGCTACCGCAAGGCGCATCTGATTCCCCTGCTGCGCGAGCCGGACTATTTCACTCCTGGCGATGAGGTCGTCGTTGCGGCGACGGACGTCGGGGTCCTCGGCCTGGCGATTTGCTACGACCTGCGCTTCCCCGGCCTGTTCCAGCGCATGGCGGCGCACGGCGCAGAGGTGTTGCTGGTGGGCGCGCAGTGGCCGCAGGCGCGGGCCGAACACTGGCGCATTCTGACGGTGGCGGCGGCGCTGCAAAGCCTGGCCTTCCTCGTGGGCGCGAATGGGGTGGGCCTTTGCAACGGCGAGGCGCTGGCGGGGCGAACGGTCGTGGCGTCGCCGTGGGGCGAGCGCGTGGCCGAGGCGGGCGTCGCGGAGGAAATCCTGTGCGCCGACGTGGACCTGGACGATGTGGCCAAGGCGCGGCGAAAACTGCCCGTCGGCCAGGGGCAGCGGCCGGAGTTGTACCCGTAG